The Corynebacterium atypicum genome contains the following window.
TGGTGGACACGAACGTGCGGCGGGTTTACTCCAGGCTCATCGACGCCGCGTTTCTGGCCGGCCCGGCGCGGGCCAGCGACCTGGCCAAGGTGCAGGCGCTGCTGCCCGAGGATTCCGGGCGCCCGGCAGCTCCCGGAACCAAGCCCGGCCAGGTCACCGGGCCGGAGGTGTCCGTCGCCCTGATGGAGCTGGGGGCTTTGGTGTGCACTGCGAAGAGCCCGCGGTGCGCCGAGTGCCCGGTGCGCCCCTATTGCGCCTGGGTGAAGGCGGGCCGGCCGGAACCTAGCGTGCAGGAGGCGGCGGCAAAACGGCGGGTGCAGAAGTTCGCGGGCACCGACCGCCAGGTGCGCGGCAAGATCATGGCCGCGTTGCGCGCCCGCGACGAGCCGCTGGACATGTCTGAGATAGACCTGGTGTGGCCGGATGCGGCGCAGCGCTCCCGGTGCCTGTACTCGTTGATCGAAGACGGCCTGGCCTGTCAGGACGAGGCCGGCCGGGTCTGCCTGCCGGACTAGTCGCCTGCCGCGGGCCTGCAAGGGGCCGGCACCGCGCTGCTATTAAACCAGCACCGCACCGCCAGGCGGCGAGAACCGAGTTGCCAGGATACGGGTAACCTACTTTCATGTTGTTTTCTCGGCTGGCACGCCGCAGCGTCGCAGGCCTTTTGGCCGCGCTCCTGGCACTCACCTGCACGGTATCCACCGCTTACGCCCAGCACACCACGGCGGATTCTTTCTTGCACAACGCCGCAGACCCCTTCTACCAGCCGCCGAGCGCGGTACCCGAACGCCCTGGCGAGCTCATCCGCCACCATCAGGCGGCCCACCTGCTCAACGTCGCGGACCCGGCGGCCCTCGATCTGGGCCTTGAGCCCCCGCAGCTGCCCGGGCGCGCCTGGCGGATGATGTACTCGTCCACCGACGCCTCAGGCCAGCCGGTGGCCGTGACCGGGGTGGTCATGGAGCCGGCGAACCCCTGGACCGGGCCCGGGCCTCAACCCACGGTGGTGATGGCCGCCGGAACCCGCGGCCAGGGCGATGCCTGCGCGCCGTCGAAGGGCCCGTGGCTTATCGGCGCGCTCGACCTGGAGCACGAGGCCCTCGACATCAACTACGAGCTGAGCTCGATGTACGCGGCGTCGCTCAGCGGGATGCGCGTCATCATGACTGACTACATCGGGCTGGGCACCCCCGGCATGCATCACTACGTCAACCGGGTCGAGCAGGCGCACGCGGTGATCGATTCCGCGCGCGCGCAGGACTCAAGCTCGTCGGCGCGGCACCGGATAGCCCGATCGCGTTCTTCGGCTACTCGCAGGGCGGCGGCGCCGCGGCCGCGGCAGCCGAAGAGGTCGCCGGCTATGCCCCGGAGCTGGCCGTCACCGCCACCTTCGCCGGCGCTCCGCCTGCGGACCTGATCTCGGTGCTCGAGGGTGTCGACGGCTCGCTGATCGCCGGGGTGCTGGGCTATGCCATCAACACCGCCAGCGACCTGGACCCCGAGGTAGCCGCGGTCTTCGATCGGGAGGCCACCCCGCGCGAGATGGCCCGGCTGCGCGAGCTCGAGCACTCGTGCATCCCGGACACGATCGCGCGGTGGGCGTTCCAGCGCACCACCGACCTTCTGGCCGAGGGCCGTACGCTGCGCCAGGTGATCGACCAGGAGCCGGCCGTGCGCGACTACCTGGCCGGCCAGGCGTTGGGCGCCCGGCCGATTTCGGCTCCGATGCTGGTGTTAAGCGGCGAACACGACGACCTCATACCGCACGCGCAGGCCCGCGCGATGGCCACGGGTTACTGCCGGCTGGGCGGCACGGTGGACTTTCGCACCGACGGCATCCCGGAGCTCATCCCCAAGACCGCCCTCAACCACGCCACCCCGGTGCTCACCCACATCGTGGCGGCGCTGGGCTGGCTGGGCCAGCGGTTCGCGGGCCAGCCCGCGCCAAGCAACTGCCAGGCGCTTCTCGAGGGCGCGCCCGCGGCCCCGCTAGGCAGTTCGGAGGGCTTAAGCCGCTAGGCCGTGAAGGCGCTAGGCCCTCAGCCCGCGGAAGCGGTTGACCGCCGCCATGATCTCGTGACGGCGCGGCCGGGCGAACAGCCCGGGGTGGCCGGAGTACGGGGCGATCGCGTCCAGGCCCTCGGCGTCTATAGCGTCCTCCAGCTGGTCCAGCGCCTCGGGCAGGGTGCGCGAACCGTCGAGGAGCTTTTCTAGCCAGTCGATGGCGTGCGCAATGCCGGTGGTCTGTGCCGGGTCCACCAGCTGCTCTGCGGGGCCTAGCTCCACGGTGTCTTTGCCTAGCTTGATAGTGGCGCGCCCTTTGGAGCCGGCCGGCTTGCGCCCGCGCCCGCGCCCGCTGCCCTTGCCGCCGCGCGGCCCCTTACCTTGTGGCTTGGCGGCCACCCGCAAAACGGGCCTGCGCTGGGCTTTCCCCTCCGGGTTTGCGGCGCCGCCGGCAGGCGTAGCAGGCGCATCCGACGGGCCCTCCGCGGAGTCTAGGGCGGGATCCTCCGCGGACCGGGCGGCCGCGTCGCCCACGCTGCGACCGGCAAGCGACAGGGCCTTGTCGGTGACGTCAAAGACCTGGTAGGCGTCGAGGGCGATGACGTGATCGGCGACGTCGAAGAACGCGCCTGAGCCGCCGGCGACCAACACCGTGGATATCCCGAACCGGTCGAAGAGCTCGCGCACCCGCTCCACAAACGGCGTGATCGGCTCCTTGTCCGGGCTGATGAGCTCGCGCATCCGCTGGTCGCGCAGCATGAAGTTTGTCACCGAGGTGTCCTCGTCGATCAACAACGTGCGCGCGCCTGCCTCCAGCGCCTCGACCAGGTTCGCCGCCTGCGAGGTCGATCCGGAGGCGTTTGCCGTGGAAAACGCCCGGGTGTCTTCGCCCGAGGGCAGGTTGGAGATGAACGGGGAGATGTCGAGGCCGGCCACCGCGCGGCCATCTTCGGCGCGGATGGCCACCGCGTCCGGGAGGGTGACCACCCACTCGCGCCCGTCGCCGGGGATGTGCGGGTACACGCCCAGCTGCAAGGCCCGCAGGAGCGTGGATTTGCCGTGGTAGCCGCCGCCGACGATCACGGTCACCCCACGCGGGATCGCCATCCCGGTCACGGTGCGTCCCGAGGGCAGTTCGACGCTACGCCTGAGGGTCTGCGGGGATTGGAAAGCCACCGCGCCTTCCTTCGGGGCGTCGGAGTTGCCGGCACGGCGCGCGAGGTTCGCCCCGTCACCTACGAAGGCGACCAGGCCCTCCGCAGCCAGCCAGGAGCGCAGCTTATCGACGTCCCGAAGGTAGGCCATCGCTTCCTCCAACCCGTCGTGGTCCAGGTTGCGCAGGCCCTCGTGCACGATCCGCGGCAGACCGTTGCCAAGGGTCTTGGCCGCCGCGTGGCCGAGGATGCGCCGGCCCCGGGCGGGCAGCTGGATGGTGAGCCTGGCAATCAGGCAGTCGGAGTCGAGGCGCACGGTGGTCCGCTCGAGGATCTCCTGGCCGGGCCGGCCAAACGAAATGTCGCGCTCGGCGCGCACAGCGGCGACCAGCTGACGCGTAATAAAGTCCTCGGCAGCGGTCAACCCCGGGCGGTCCCCGGGCTTGGCCAGGCCGGCGAGACGATTGGGCACCTCGAGGTGGGCCAGCGACGGCGGCGCGTAGGGATCGGTCTGCGCCCGGTCTAGGACAAACACCACGCCCTCGCCTAGGTCGAACGACCGGCCGACCAGGTCGCGGTAGGCTCCGTAGGGCTTGCCATCGAGGCGGTGGAGCTCAGCTTGAAGGTCTGCGATAGTCTGCATGACCCCCGTTCTACCTGTTTGGAAGGCCCTACCGAAAGCTGGATAGACAAACAGCGGGTAGCAAAAAGGGCCGGTCCCTTTTCCTGGGACCGGCCCTAAACGGCTGCGTTTCCAGCGAGGGCGCGCCTAATTTTGGGAAGCGCTGCCTTCACCAAACGAGCTGTCCCCCGCTGCGCCCGGGTTGCCGCCCGGCTGGCCGGGCTGCTCGGGCAGGTGCTCGCCGTCCTCGCGGAGCTTGTCCAGCTCTTCATCGCTCACGCTGCCGGACTCCGGGACGTCGCCGTCGGCGGCCGACTCCACCTCTTTGAGCGCCTCGGCCGTCTCCACGGCCATATCGCCGAACTGCTCCTCGGGCAGCGGCTTCGGGTGCGGGGTGAAGGTGAACTGCGCAGCGTCGGTGTCCTTCGACTCCCCGTCCCAGCCCTCGACGTCAACGAAAACGATCTCGCCGGCACCCAGCTCGCCGAAGAGGATCTTCTCGCTCATCACGTCCTCGATCTCGCGCTGGATCGTGCGCCGCAGCGGGCGCGCGCCGAGAACCGGGTCGAAGCCGCGGCGGGCCAACAGCTGCTTGGCCTTCTCCGAGAGCTCCACGCCCATGTCCTTCTCCTCGAGTGCGTGCTCGACGCGCCCGATGAGCAGCTCGACCATCTGCACGATCTGCTCGCGGGTGAGCTGGTGGAAGATCACCGTATCGTCGATGCGGTTCAAGAACTCCGGCCGGAAGTGCTTCTTCAGCTCGTCTTGGACCTTCTGTTTCATCCGCTCGTAGCGTGCGGCCTCGTCGTCCTCCGTGTCACCGGAGAAGCCCATGCCGACCGGCTTCGAGATGTCCTGGGTGCCCAGGTTCGACGTGAAGATCAAGACGGTGTTCTTGAAGTCCACCACCCGGCCCTGGCCGTCGGTCAGCCGACCTTCCTCCAGGACCTGCAGCAGGGTGTTGTAGATCTCCTTGTGGGCCTTCTCGATCTCATCGAAGAGCACCACGGAGAACGGGCGGCGGCGCACCTTCTCCGTGAGCTGGCCGCCCTCCTCGTAGCCCACATAGCCCGGAGGCGCACCGAAGAGCCGAGAGGCGGTGAAGCGATCGTGGAACTCGCCCATGTCGATCTGGATCAGCGCATCCTCCTCGCCGAAGAGGAACTCGGCGAGCGCCTTGGACAGCTCCGTCTTGCCCACGCCCGAAGGCCCGGCAAAGATGAACGAGCCGGACGGCCGCTTGGGGTCCTTGAGCCCCGCGCGGGTGCGCCGAATCGCCCGCGAGACAGACTTGACCGCCTCTTCCTGGCCGATGATGCGCTTGTGCAGCTCGTCTTCCATGTGCAGCAGCCGGGAGGATTCCTCCTCGGTTAGCTTGAACACCGGGATGCCGGTCCAGGAGCCTAGGACCTCAGCGATCTGCTCCTCGTCGACCTCAGCGATGTCGTCGAGGTCGCCGGCGCGCCACTGCTTTTCTTTCTCCGCGCGCTCCTCGGTCAGCTTGCGCTCCTCGTCGCGCAGGCCCGCGGCCTTCTCAAAGTCCTGCTGGTCGATCGCGGCCCCTTTCTCCCGCCGCGTCTTAGCGATCTGATCGTCGATCTTGCGGATCGCCGGCGGGGCCGTCATCCGCTGGATGCGCATCCGCGCGCCCGCCTCGTCGATCAAGTCGACGGCCTTATCCGGCAGGTAGCGATCGTTGATGTAGCGATCAGACAGCCGTGCGGCGGCCTCGAGCGCGCCGTCGGTAATAGAGACGCGGTGGTGCGCCTCGTAACGGTCGCGCAGCCCCTTCAAGATCTCCACGGTCATCTCAACCGAAGGCTCCGGGACCTGCACCGGCTGGAACCGGCGCTCCAGGGCAGCATCCTTCTCGATGTGCTTGCGGTACTCATCCAGGGTGGTCGCGCCGATCGTCTGCAGCTCGCCGCGCGCCAACTTGGGCTTGAGCAGACTGGCCGCGTCGATCGCGCCCTCGGCGGCACCGGCGCCGACGATCGTGTGAATCTCATCGATGAACAAGATGATGTCGCCGCGCTGGTTGATCTCCTTGAGCACCTTCTTCAGGCGCTCCTCGAAGTCGCCGCGGTACCGAGAACCGGCCACCAGCGAACCCAGGTCCAGCGAGTACAGCTGCTTATCCTTCAGCGTCTCCGGGACCTTGCCGTTGACGATGTCGAGCGCGAGCCCCTCGGCCACCGCCGTCTTGCCCACGCCGGGCTCGCCGATCAGCACCGGGTTGTTCTTAGTGCGGCGGGAAAGCACCTGCATGACCCGCTCGATTTCCTTCTCGCGGCCCACAACCGGATCGAGCTTGCCGTCCTTGGCGGCCTGGGTGAGGTTGCGGCCGAACTGGTCTAAGACGAGCGAGTTAGAGCGCTCGCCGGCCTGGCCGCGCCCGCCGCCACCGCCGCTGGCCGCACCCGCGCCGGTTAACCCGGACAGCTGCGGCCCGGACTGGCCGGACTGCGACTGCTGGCCGCCCTCGTAGCCCGAGAGCAGCTGGATAACTTGCTGGCGCACCCGGGGCAGGTCGGCCCCCAGCTTGACCAACACCTGGGCGGCCACGCCGTCACCTTCACGGATGAGGCCCAACAGCAGAAACTCGGTGCCAATATACTTGTGCCCCATCTGCAGGCCCTCGCGCAGCGAAAGCTCCAGGACCTTCTTCGCCCGCGGGGTAAACGGGATGTGCCCCGTCGTCGGCTGCGAGCCCTGGCCGATAATCTCCTCTACCTCGCGGCGGACGTCGTCGAGCGAAATGCCCATCGACTCCAGGGCCTTGGCGGCCACGCCTTCGCCCTCCTGGATAAGCCCAAGCAGGATGTGCTCGGTGCCGATGTAATTGTGCTTCAACATCCGCGCCTCTTCCTGGGCGAGGACGATGACGCGCCGGGCGCGGTCAGTAAAACGCTCGAACATTAAAACCCCTAGTCTTCTGCCGTAATCGTGTTCACTACTCTAACGCGCCGGCAGGCCCAAAACTTGCCCCCGGCGCACCCCGACGCCCTTAAACCACCCTTCGGAATTCCATTAACCCAGTTCAGGACGTTAAAAAGGCGTTGTACGCCGCTAGCGAACAACGCCTTTTCGGGCAAGTATGCTCGCCCTTTCGGCGCACCGCGCCGAGGCCTAGTACTGCCGCAGGGAAACCTCCCCCTGGCCGCGCAGCCGGCCGCGCACCAAGCCCGCGACCGCCTTGATCAGGCCCAGAAGCTCCTCGGTCCGATTGCCTAGCGCCCGCACCACAAAACCCGGCCGATCCATCGCAGTCACAGAGGCCACAACCTCGGCCGCGCCGCCCTCCGAGCCTACGATGAGCTCGCGCGCGGCGTCGATAAGCTCGCTATCTACGCCCGGGTCGAAGCAGACCGCAGTGGCCACATGCGTGCGCCCGCCCATGTAGAACTGGGCATCCTCGCTGAACTCGGCGGTCTTGGGCACAAAGTGCATGTTGTCCAACAACACCAGCTCACCGCCCACCGAGACCACGTTGCGCAGGCGGGCCTGCTGGTAAGCGAATCGCGCGCCGTCCGGGGACCAGCCGGGGGTGACGATGTCCGAGAAGAACAGTGACCCCTCCGGATCCACCTCGGCGGTGATCGACTGCCTAAAGTCCGCGTCCCGGTACAAGATCAGTTGGTCCGGGATGTACTCCAGCACCGCGCCCTTGCCCACCGTGAACTTGAGGTTCTGCACCACAAAGTTACCCGGCGTGCGGTAGACCTCCGCCGCCGACTGATCGGTCAACAGCAGCGAGGCGCCGGCGGCCACGTCCACGTCGATGCGGTAGCTATCCCCGCCGACGAAGCCTCCGCCCGGGTTGACGATGATGTAGTACACCTGCCCAGAATCGTCCAGATAATGCGGGCGGATCACCTTCAACGCGCGCGTGTGGTACTGATGCGCGGCCACAGACCGGTCCCCATGGCGAGCGATGCCCAGCTCCAGCTCGCCGGTCAGTTCGCCGGGCGGGCCGTGGGAGAAAATACCGTACGGGATTGTCAGTTGCATGTCTACTTCTTCGCCAGGTCCAGCATGAGCACGTCGTAGGTGATCCACTGGAGTACCTCGTCGAGGCCCTCGTCCGTCTTGAGGTTGGTCAGCACGAAGGGCTTATCGCCGCGAAACTTCTTCGAATCCTCCGTCATCACGTTGAGGTCGGCGCCGACGTGCGGCGCCAAGTCCGTCTTGTTGATCACGAAGAGATCCGACTTGATCATCCCCTGGCCGGCCTTGCGCGGAATCTTCTCGCCCTGGGCGACGTCGATGATGTAGATGGAAAAGTCGACCAGCTCCGGGGAGAAGGTAGCGGAGAGGTTATCGCCGCCGGATTCTACAAACACGAGTTCCAGGTCCGGGAACTTGGCCACGAGCTGCTCGAAGGCGGCGTCGTTCATCGAGGTGTCCTCGCGGATCGCGGTGTGCGGGCAGCCGCCGGTCTCGATGCCGATGATGCGTTCCTCCGGCAGCACGCCCTCGCGCGCCAGGATCTTGGCGTCTTCGGTGGTGTAGATGTCATTAGTAATTGCCGCCATCGACACGTCGCCATCGAGCGCGCGGGTGATCCGCTCGATCAGCGCGGTCTTGCCCGAACCAACCGGTCCGCCAACGCCAACCTTGACTGCAGTCATGAAAAACTCTTCCTTTCAGTATCAATATGTGGGTCTTTTCGCCCGCTGAGCGGGCTGGTACGCCCTTAGGACATGAACATGCGCGAGCGCAGCGCCTCGTGCTGGAACTGGGCGATCTCAAGGAGCGGGGCCACCACGCCGAGGTCGGCCACCGTGCGCCGCATCGTCGCCTCGGCCGCCTCCATGACCGCGGGGTATGCGCTAACCAGCACGCGCTGGCCGGTGTCCTGCCCCAACGGGATCGCCCGGATCGCGTTCTGCGTCATGGAATTGGCCATCTGCATCAGGTAGGCGGAGACCGCCTCCGCGGCCGGCACTCCCTCGGCGGCCAGCACCAGCCCGGCCGCGATCCCCGGGTTGCCGTGCATCTGCCCGGAATCCAGCGCCTGCTTGTAGGCGGCCACCAAAGGCGCATCCGGTGCGACGATGGCGGCAATCCGCGACCACCGCTTGCCCATCGAGTTCATCGACGCCCGCACCTGCCTGGCCGTCTGGCAGGCGTGCAACAGCTGATCGAGCTGGCGCAATCGGTCCACGGCGTCAGTCACGCTTGCCGACGCCGCGCCAGCTTGCGGCTCAGCATCGGCGCCCGGGCCCGCGCCAGCTTGCGGCTCTACGCCGGTTTGCGGTGCTGCGTCTCCGGCCGCCGGGGCGCATTCTGCCGCCAACTCCGCGGCCAGGCGGACCGCCAGCGCCTCGTTATAGCTGGCCTGGCGCAGGTAGCCATGCAGCCAGCGGGCAAAGGACTCGGCGTCGCAGACCTCGTCGCTTTGGATGAACGTCTCCAGGCCAGCGGAGTGGGCAAAGCCCCGGTGGGCAGCGCCGAATCCGTCAGGTGCCAGGTAACCAGCTGCGCGGTGGCCCTAGTGGGAGTGCTCAGCATGGCGGAACGCCTCCGGCATCACGTGCTCGCCGCGGCGGTAGCTCACCCCGGCGTGGTCCAAATAGTGCTCCACGGTGTGGTCGTAGCGCACCACCATCACCGGCTCGCCAAACTCGCTCTCAGCGCCGAAAAACTGCGCTTGCAGGTGCCGGTTGCCCAGGGTGTGCGCGGTGACCAGCGCCTCCCGGATGTCCTTGGGGGCGATGACCAACACGTCGGTCGGGGCGATCTTGACCGCGACGACCTTGTCGCCATCGCGGAGGAGAATATCGCCGTCGGCAAGCTCACGAACGTCCCGGTCGAGGCGCAGCGCGATCTCTGCGCCGCCCTCGGTGGTCACCCGCTGCACGCGCTTGAGCCGCGACTCGTTGTCAAAGACCGCAAAGTCGACGTCCAGCTCCTGGCGCTCGGCGTCGGAAAGCTCCGCGAGGTTCCCGGCGATGCTAGTGATAATCACAATCCTTCTTCTTTCTGCTCTTTATGTAGACGTTAGCTAACGGCAAAAGGCGGTGGCCGGTGTTTCCACCTGCCACCGCCCCAAAACCTACCTACCTGTCACGACTAGAACAGGAAGTAGCGCTGCGCCATCGGCAGCTCGTCGGCCGGCTCGGACGTGATCTCCTCGCCATCGACGGTGAGCTTGTAGGTCTGCGGATCGATCTCGATCTTCGGCGTCGCGTTGTTGTAGGGAAGATCCTTCTTGCGGATGTTGCGGATGCCCTTCGCCTCGACGAACTTCCGGTCGATCTTGAGCGAGTCCTCCAAGCCTGCCTCGATCGCGGCCGTCGGCAAGAACGTCACCGCGGGCCTTGCCGAGCGCGCCGAAGCTGTAGCGCATCGTGCGCGGCTGCGGAGTCGGGATCGACGCGTTGGAATCGCCCATGATGGAGCGCACGACGTAACCCGACTTGAGCACCAGCTTCGGCTTCACGCCAAAGAACGCCGGCTCCCAGATCACCAGGTCAGCGAGCTTACCCTCCTCGACGGAACCCACGGCGTGTGAGATACCCGAGGCCAACGCCGGGTTGATCGTGTACTTCGCGATGTACCGCTTGATCCGCTCGTTATCCGAGCTCTCACTATCGCCCTCCAGCGGGCCACGCTGCTGCTTCATGCGGTGGGCGACTTGCCAGGTACGCAAGACCACCTCGCCGGGACGGCCCATCGCCTGAGAGTCCGAAGAAGTAATCGAGAGCACGCCCATATCGTGCAGCACGTCCTCGCCAGCGATCGTCTCCTTGCGGATCCGCGAATCGGCGAAGGCCACGTCCTCCGGAAGGTCCGGGTTGAGATGGTGGCACACCATGATCATGTCGAGGTGCTCATCGATCGTGTTCTTGGTGTACGGCAACGTCGGGTTGGTCGAGGCCGGGATCACGTTAGGCAAGCCGGCGGCCTTCA
Protein-coding sequences here:
- a CDS encoding HhH-GPD family protein, whose product is MSESFAAPARELVDWYARCGRALPWRKPGTTAWGVLVSEVMSQQTPVARVAPIWQEWMARWPTPADFAAASRAEVLRAWGNLGYPRRALRLHACAAEITQRFSGEVPSEVATLEGLPGIGTYTARAVCCFHFGQNVPVVDTNVRRVYSRLIDAAFLAGPARASDLAKVQALLPEDSGRPAAPGTKPGQVTGPEVSVALMELGALVCTAKSPRCAECPVRPYCAWVKAGRPEPSVQEAAAKRRVQKFAGTDRQVRGKIMAALRARDEPLDMSEIDLVWPDAAQRSRCLYSLIEDGLACQDEAGRVCLPD
- a CDS encoding lipase family protein; protein product: MAFFGYSQGGGAAAAAAEEVAGYAPELAVTATFAGAPPADLISVLEGVDGSLIAGVLGYAINTASDLDPEVAAVFDREATPREMARLRELEHSCIPDTIARWAFQRTTDLLAEGRTLRQVIDQEPAVRDYLAGQALGARPISAPMLVLSGEHDDLIPHAQARAMATGYCRLGGTVDFRTDGIPELIPKTALNHATPVLTHIVAALGWLGQRFAGQPAPSNCQALLEGAPAAPLGSSEGLSR
- a CDS encoding ABC-ATPase domain-containing protein — its product is MQTIADLQAELHRLDGKPYGAYRDLVGRSFDLGEGVVFVLDRAQTDPYAPPSLAHLEVPNRLAGLAKPGDRPGLTAAEDFITRQLVAAVRAERDISFGRPGQEILERTTVRLDSDCLIARLTIQLPARGRRILGHAAAKTLGNGLPRIVHEGLRNLDHDGLEEAMAYLRDVDKLRSWLAAEGLVAFVGDGANLARRAGNSDAPKEGAVAFQSPQTLRRSVELPSGRTVTGMAIPRGVTVIVGGGYHGKSTLLRALQLGVYPHIPGDGREWVVTLPDAVAIRAEDGRAVAGLDISPFISNLPSGEDTRAFSTANASGSTSQAANLVEALEAGARTLLIDEDTSVTNFMLRDQRMRELISPDKEPITPFVERVRELFDRFGISTVLVAGGSGAFFDVADHVIALDAYQVFDVTDKALSLAGRSVGDAAARSAEDPALDSAEGPSDAPATPAGGAANPEGKAQRRPVLRVAAKPQGKGPRGGKGSGRGRGRKPAGSKGRATIKLGKDTVELGPAEQLVDPAQTTGIAHAIDWLEKLLDGSRTLPEALDQLEDAIDAEGLDAIAPYSGHPGLFARPRRHEIMAAVNRFRGLRA
- a CDS encoding ATP-dependent Clp protease ATP-binding subunit, yielding MFERFTDRARRVIVLAQEEARMLKHNYIGTEHILLGLIQEGEGVAAKALESMGISLDDVRREVEEIIGQGSQPTTGHIPFTPRAKKVLELSLREGLQMGHKYIGTEFLLLGLIREGDGVAAQVLVKLGADLPRVRQQVIQLLSGYEGGQQSQSGQSGPQLSGLTGAGAASGGGGGRGQAGERSNSLVLDQFGRNLTQAAKDGKLDPVVGREKEIERVMQVLSRRTKNNPVLIGEPGVGKTAVAEGLALDIVNGKVPETLKDKQLYSLDLGSLVAGSRYRGDFEERLKKVLKEINQRGDIILFIDEIHTIVGAGAAEGAIDAASLLKPKLARGELQTIGATTLDEYRKHIEKDAALERRFQPVQVPEPSVEMTVEILKGLRDRYEAHHRVSITDGALEAAARLSDRYINDRYLPDKAVDLIDEAGARMRIQRMTAPPAIRKIDDQIAKTRREKGAAIDQQDFEKAAGLRDEERKLTEERAEKEKQWRAGDLDDIAEVDEEQIAEVLGSWTGIPVFKLTEEESSRLLHMEDELHKRIIGQEEAVKSVSRAIRRTRAGLKDPKRPSGSFIFAGPSGVGKTELSKALAEFLFGEEDALIQIDMGEFHDRFTASRLFGAPPGYVGYEEGGQLTEKVRRRPFSVVLFDEIEKAHKEIYNTLLQVLEEGRLTDGQGRVVDFKNTVLIFTSNLGTQDISKPVGMGFSGDTEDDEAARYERMKQKVQDELKKHFRPEFLNRIDDTVIFHQLTREQIVQMVELLIGRVEHALEEKDMGVELSEKAKQLLARRGFDPVLGARPLRRTIQREIEDVMSEKILFGELGAGEIVFVDVEGWDGESKDTDAAQFTFTPHPKPLPEEQFGDMAVETAEALKEVESAADGDVPESGSVSDEELDKLREDGEHLPEQPGQPGGNPGAAGDSSFGEGSASQN
- a CDS encoding urease accessory protein UreD, whose product is MQLTIPYGIFSHGPPGELTGELELGIARHGDRSVAAHQYHTRALKVIRPHYLDDSGQVYYIIVNPGGGFVGGDSYRIDVDVAAGASLLLTDQSAAEVYRTPGNFVVQNLKFTVGKGAVLEYIPDQLILYRDADFRQSITAEVDPEGSLFFSDIVTPGWSPDGARFAYQQARLRNVVSVGGELVLLDNMHFVPKTAEFSEDAQFYMGGRTHVATAVCFDPGVDSELIDAARELIVGSEGGAAEVVASVTAMDRPGFVVRALGNRTEELLGLIKAVAGLVRGRLRGQGEVSLRQY
- the ureG gene encoding urease accessory protein UreG, yielding MTAVKVGVGGPVGSGKTALIERITRALDGDVSMAAITNDIYTTEDAKILAREGVLPEERIIGIETGGCPHTAIREDTSMNDAAFEQLVAKFPDLELVFVESGGDNLSATFSPELVDFSIYIIDVAQGEKIPRKAGQGMIKSDLFVINKTDLAPHVGADLNVMTEDSKKFRGDKPFVLTNLKTDEGLDEVLQWITYDVLMLDLAKK
- the ureE gene encoding urease accessory protein UreE, with translation MIITSIAGNLAELSDAERQELDVDFAVFDNESRLKRVQRVTTEGGAEIALRLDRDVRELADGDILLRDGDKVVAVKIAPTDVLVIAPKDIREALVTAHTLGNRHLQAQFFGAESEFGEPVMVVRYDHTVEHYLDHAGVSYRRGEHVMPEAFRHAEHSH